The Coffea arabica cultivar ET-39 chromosome 6e, Coffea Arabica ET-39 HiFi, whole genome shotgun sequence genome contains the following window.
CTTCCAAAACCAACAAAGCCCTGAAAAGGAGTCCATTCTGACAAAACCCATAAACTAAAGTTCCATAAGTTGCAGAATCAGCAGATAGTTCAgtctccaccaagagcttccaAAGTGCACTTGCTTCATCCACCTTTCCATTCTCAAATAAAGTTCTCATAAAAATGTTGAAGCTAACAATATTGCGACAACCCTCCCTTCCCATCAACTCCCACAACTCAAAGCTCCTCCTAATATCCCCAGCCCGGCCATATCCATTAAGCATTGCATTATAAACAACAACGTCAGGAAACACCTTAGTGTCAATCATTTCTGCAAAAACTGCCTCTGCCCCATCTATATTCCCTAACTCACACAGCCCATGAATCAACGAGCTACATGTAAACAAATCCATTTTCCGCTCATTTTTCCTCATTCTGCTCCACAACTCCAGAGCCTCAGTAAACCTTCGGCATTTGCACAACCCACTAATCATAACATTATAGCTAATCACACTTGGATAGACACTTGATCCCCTTATCATCCTCTCCCACGTCTCATTAGCTCCCGCTAAATCCCCTTTCTTGAAAAAACCATTAATTAGGATATTGTAACATGTCACGTCCGGAATCACACCCCTCTCAGACATTTCGTCGAGCAGTTTCAAGGCGCTGCGCAAATCCCCAACTTTAGCAAGCCCATCAATCAATGTCCCGTAACCATACACATCAGGCTTGAAACCGTTGTCCCACAACCAATTCAGCAGCTCTTTAGCGTTATCAAATTTCCTCCTTCTACATGAAAGCTTGATCAAAATGTTGTAGGTTTCTAAATTTGGCGCCACCCCCATTGTCTCAAAGGATCTAAAAAACAACTCCGCTTTGCTCAGTTGATTTGACACCACAAAAGCGTTGAGCAGAGTATTGTACGACCTAATACCGGGTCCGCACCCAAAGATTTCCACCATGTTTTGAAAAGTTTCAACTGCTTTGTCGACGAGTAAGTTCTTGGAATACGCTTTGATCACAGTCAATGCAACGTCCTCAGAGCACTGGAATTTCTGGGTTTGGATCATATCAACGATTTCGCCAATGCGAGGCGGAAGTTTCCCATTCGAGTTGGAAAGGCAGAGGCGGCGAAGGATGTGGTGGAAGACGACGGCGGTGTGGGTATAACCCGGGTGTTGACTAGCAGAGTCGAAAAGAGAGAGCGCTGAGTTGAGATTCTTTTCGGATTTGAGGAGCTTTAAGAGATGTTTGGAAGTGAGGTTTTTGGGCAGTTGAGCCATAGAGAACTGAAGGGTTACCAATAGGATTGCGTGGTCTCATCATAGCATGGTCGTTTCTTCTTTAATTTGCTGTTGAAGATTAGCGCCTGTGCGATATGACGAGGACGGGGTAACTCCAGTGCCGGCTGAGATTCTTCTGACATAAACACATCCCGAGTTCTAAGTCTCCATATCCGTAATCGTGCGCCAGGGACGATGGGAATGGTTGAGGCTAATATATAGGGTTAATCGCAATTTATCCCCTTTAAGTATGGgtcatttttcactttacccCCCAACGTTTGTTTTTCTTCAGTTTATCCCAAATACTAACAGTCAACTCTAACGGAGATTAACAGAATAATAAAAAGACAGTAATACCCTTAAGAAAATAATGAACAACCCAAAATACCCATATGTCAAAGGTTTATGAAACGGataaaaacaaatttccaaaattgccctGGGACAATGGAGGAGGAAATTTCCCTCCATCGGGCACATGGGACAAGAAAAGGGAAACCAGAAGACAAAAGGTTTCCTTCCTTTTTGTCATTGTCGGTCAAGTCTCTCTCCCCTCTATCAGCCTCTTTCTTCTTCTGTATTCCTAGCAAAACCTCCATTAAAAAACATGAAACGACACCAGAAATAGAAACGGCACCTGCTTTGCGGGTCGGACCCAGGTGCAATTGACCCATCGGTGGTGAAATCTCAATTGGGAAGGAGGAAAGTGAAGTTCGTTGGGTGGATTGTGAAAGGTGACGACGAACCTCAGAAGAGAGGAGGACTGGGGCTGCTTGTAGTGGTAGTGGCGGTCGGCGTCGTGGTGCTGAAGAAGAAGAGCGGTGACGATACCAGTCCACCAGCCGTCCCTATAGTAGGCAGGCGACGACGTCGCCTAGGCCGAAATAGGGTTCAGAAGAAAGAGGGTCAGGAGGAGGCACAGGGTTGAGGAATTCGGCATTGATGTACTCGCGGAGAGGGACATTGGAGCCCTCATCGGCGACGAGGGTGTGGTACTGGACGTAGGCCTTACTATTGGAGTGGAATTTGAATTTGCGCTTCTTAGCAGAAGAAGcagaggaggaaaaagaagaagcatataattttttgaattttatgttGGTGAGAAAGCTTCTTGCACGTTTACTGGCTGATGCTTAGGTTAGTTTGAAACATCTGTGATTTCCTAATGGATAATTTCCTCCTCTGTAACTTTTTTGCTCATATTCTGCTTTGCTCTGTTGGATTAGTACTCGTGGGTCTGTTAGAATAATCCAAACTGTTTCTGAAGGCTTTGATCTGTCATGTTAGCCTGAGGATTATGTTAGCCTGAGGATTAGTTAAAATTCACAGTATGTCAGATAGCTAATTCACTCTGCTGTTCTTTGAAATCAAACTTTTTATGTTTATTCAAAAAGTGATAGTCTGAAtctttggaagaaaaaaatctCTTTTAAAGAGGAAAAAGTGCTAAGCAACTTTTTAAGTGTTCAACTGATGAAATTGAAAAAGTGAGGGTAACTAGGTGCTGGAGGAAGGAAATACTTAAGAGACTATGAAAGTGACAATTCAACAGAAATATTATCAATTAGAAAACCATGCACCACCTTGAACTGCTCATGAAAAATGCACACATCCAACTCAAAATCAATTTGCAATAACTACGGAGCCCTATTAACTACCCAATGGCAATTTCGGCATCTTGAAGTTTTTAACGTGCAATTGCTGACGGAGGGAGTAAACTGAGAAAAAACAAACATTGTGGGGTAAAGTGAGAAATGACCTATACttaaaggggataaagtgcGATTAACCCTAATATATATCTATAGTTATCTGTCTAACCGTGATCATATGGTAATATATTAGGTGTCATATATTAGGCTGTCATGGCTACAGTTACATTCTTGGCTAAAAAGATAGaacgaagaagaaagaaatgcgatataaaatttttcctttttcccttgcgatttttttattttgccctTAAAGTTTGCAAGACATATGCACTTTTCGGCCCATTTGTTAAGTGAGTTTTTTAggtgtttatctaaaattttactataacatactgtagaagttttttaaaaaatatttgaagtgtattttttttttgaatattttgaagtgtataatttaaaaactttgagaagttttttgaagttactgtagttaaagtttttaaaaaacttgtaacaaataaacttggtaaaaaacttATCTGCCAAATAAGTTCAATTGTGAGAGATCATCATTTCATATCACGTGTGAGGACTATAAAAGGTACAAAATCAATATGTAAGAAGCGAAAGTTATGGTTTTATATAGgattaattataattaattcCTTAAATTATATTCCATTTCTCACTTTACCTCATAATCTTTAAATTCTATCACTTGTGTTCCTATAGgataaaaatattctttcattattttgactttttatttatcttttgtcccccttttcccttcatttatttctttttctctttgttctttcttctctctttcatcccTCTAAACAAAAAACTTCATTTTAACAGAAAAATTTATCTAAAGTTTGTAATTAGGTTTTTTGGAACAGAAAATTTTATCTGAAGTTTGTAATTAAATTTTTGGGATGAAGGTTTGAAAGGCATTAaaagctaattttgatttttatattaTGTCATATGTTGTAAATTACAATCAATGATCGTTAATCAAGTTATAGATTCATCTTGTGATCTTCTCTTgataataaaatgaaaaattggaatagGAAGGGGAAAAAGTAGAAGAATTGCACGGTCAAAAAATGGTAT
Protein-coding sequences here:
- the LOC113695921 gene encoding uncharacterized protein isoform X1, whose amino-acid sequence is MAQLPKNLTSKHLLKLLKSEKNLNSALSLFDSASQHPGYTHTAVVFHHILRRLCLSNSNGKLPPRIGEIVDMIQTQKFQCSEDVALTVIKAYSKNLLVDKAVETFQNMVEIFGCGPGIRSYNTLLNAFVVSNQLSKAELFFRSFETMGVAPNLETYNILIKLSCRRRKFDNAKELLNWLWDNGFKPDVYGYGTLIDGLAKVGDLRSALKLLDEMSERGVIPDVTCYNILINGFFKKGDLAGANETWERMIRGSSVYPSVISYNVMISGLCKCRRFTEALELWSRMRKNERKMDLFTCSSLIHGLCELGNIDGAEAVFAEMIDTKVFPDVVVYNAMLNGYGRAGDIRRSFELWELMGREGCRNIVSFNIFMRTLFENGKVDEASALWKLLVETELSADSATYGTLVYGFCQNGLLFRALLVLEEAKDKGNVLDAFAYSAMISGLCREGTLDKAVRVLAQMIKCGCKPNSQLCNALIDGFVQASKMKDALKLLHKMNSINCSPNIVTYNTIIDGLCKGERFAEAYELVKEMLEKGWKPDMITYSLLMRGLCQGYKINLALNLWSQVVSKGLTPDVTMHNIMIHGLCLAGKIDVALHLYLNMSQLNCVPNLVTHNSLMEGFYKARDCKNALVIWARILRGWLQPDIISYNITLKGLCSCNRMSYAMSFLNDALSKKIVPTIITWNILVRAVLIERAST
- the LOC113695921 gene encoding uncharacterized protein isoform X2, which translates into the protein MAQLPKNLTSKHLLKLLKSEKNLNSALSLFDSASQHPGYTHTAVVFHHILRRLCLSNSNGKLPPRIGEIVDMIQTQKFQCSEDVALTVIKAYSKNLLVDKAVETFQNMVEIFGCGPGIRSYNTLLNAFVVSNQLSKAELFFRSFETMGVAPNLETYNILIKLSCRRRKFDNAKELLNWLWDNGFKPDVYGYGTLIDGLAKVGDLRSALKLLDEMSERGVIPDVTCYNILINGFFKKGDLAGANETWERMIRGSSVYPSVISYNVMISGLCKCRRFTEALELWSRMRKNERKMDLFTCSSLIHGLCELGNIDGAEAVFAEMIDTKVFPDVVVYNAMLNGYGRAGDIRRSFELWELMGREGCRNIVSFNIFMRTLFENGKVDEASALWKLLVETELSADSATYGTLVYGFCQNGLLFRALLVLEEAKDKGNVLDAFAYSAMISGLCREGTLDKAVRVLAQMIKCGCKPNSQLCNALIDGFVQASKMKDALKLLHKMNSINCSPNIVTYNTIIDGLCKGERFAEAYELVKEMLEKGWKPDMITYSLLMRGLCQGYKINLALNLWSQVVSKGLTPDVTMHNIMIHGLCLAGKIDVALHLYLNMSQLNCVPNLVTHNSLMEGFYKARDCKNALVIWARILRA